The Erigeron canadensis isolate Cc75 chromosome 1, C_canadensis_v1, whole genome shotgun sequence genome segment GAAACCAATATAAAAGATGACTACTTGATTTTGTCCACCGTTGATTTGTCCAGTAGTCCAGGTATATTTTTCTCCACAAAACCAATTTCATTTATGTGTTTTCATGTAAGCCACAACGTAGTTCGAACGGTTAAAATGTTACATCCAGAATGCTCTTGAAATTTGGTGAAGAAAGACGCGGTAAAACCTAAAACCAAACTTTGATATCACTAGAAAACGTTTTGATGTGAGAAATGTATGATGGTAAAGTTAATATGTTAATTTAGAAATAAATTCTTAATTTGAGAAaactaaaatagtaaaatatatacattaccAATCCGTTATTGTTCATATCATTTGGTCTCACGATAATTAAAAGGACAGGTAAGATTTTGAAGGCTAAAGAGAAAGGGGCGGGGTGGCTGGCGTACTCGGGCCATCCCGCCGGCCACACCACTCTCACCTGATGTTTTGGTATTGTTTTTGCTCCAAACGTCCTCCACATGCTGCCTCCCCACATGTTTTTTATTGGATAATATGGTCGACACCTTCCTTTCCTCTTTTGCTTTCTTTAAATTTGAAGCCAAAATCGCCCCATGCCGCCTAAGAAATGCTTGGAACACTGTTCCTTATTTTTAGATAACATCTTGAGCTGTGACATAACGTCACATGATGCAAGTTCTCATCTCCAAATGCATCATATCCTTCCGCcttatccattttttatattagaaactttacaatttaaattaaacaacttgcaaaataattaataaactatccaaaaatagttaaaaagcTAGAAAGCCAAATGTCATACTATATAAATGCGTGAAAATAAATGGACAAACATTCACTAGGGAACTAGTGCACGTGCACGAACAATTGCCAAACTTTCACGAATATGACGAACATAGCTCGGTAAATATTAgagatttgtatttgtattgtttttatatatctaaagtttaaataatttagtttttttttttttatgtatatttagtacaaattaattaaatagtaATTGCGACTTATAAATAGAATGAaaattgaagaagatgaaagaaaTTGTCATTTTTCTATAATTTTGCGGTACATAGCATAAAGCCTATCCACTCGAAAAACTTAGCCTTCCCCAACCACAAGATTTAGATCCCCCAAACTTTGTTTGCAATTAAATTGTCGTTTTTCTATAATTTTGTGTTCTACTCCTTTCTGGTTCTTctgaattttaaatattttaatggttTGCAATTGTACGGTGAATGTAGACAGTTGACACTCGGCGAACAcgttttttcttctcttttcagttttcacttaggtaaaataaaagtacctttttatttatattttagctAACATATAACCGTataattaaccaagatagataactttttaataacttttttttttaatttatatgatggGTTTTATGGtctcatatgtttttttttttaacatgaagTTTTGATACATCATCGAGTTATTATGaccaaaaactcataaaagacGCGGTTACAACCTCACAACGAATGATATAAAAGTACCATTATTAATAGTCTTAGAATTCGCCACCGCCCATTAGCGAGATAAATGAAGTTTTGACAACTGTGAAAGGCATATAtcctaaaaatttaaaagtatgtgAACCACATTTATGACAAACCACACACCCAGTATTGAAGCACTTTAGGTATGAACATATGATAGTGGTACATGCACGTACATCATTGTTGTTTGTATTACTAAAAGAAGTGTGTTAGATTGCTATAAATTTTAACTTAGAAGtaaaaaataattcatttaaagGAGGGAAAGAAATGCCGCATCTCCGGTGTTAGTCGATTATTTTTTGAGACCATAAGATTGAATATAGACCATGAAGCGTCTTATGCGTTTGTATGGTTGCACTTTATGATGCACGGGGACGCCTAAAAGGTCAGCGTACCCGTCCCGGGGACGGAGACGGCAAGGAAACGACAATGGGACATCTCGGATTTCGGGGACGGTGGCAAAAGGAGTCTGGGGATGTTTCAGTTGAATATGGGGACGTTTCTTAGCCCATTTGAGGTTTAGTGTTTGTATTCTCCGCAAATTAGATAATTGGGCCATTTAAAAACTCTAACCGACTTATTATGGCCTTATGAgacgtatatacatatatgaggCTAAGAAATCTCAATTGATCATCATATACATCGATTTATTATTATCGACCAACATTCATCACCATCAGGGCATACAAGTCGGGCTCAGGACTTAGTTTACATCTACAATAACCTCCGGCTATTGTAAGGAATCAAAATGATAGAGAAAAGATACGGGATATGGGTGGAGATGCTTTTGATTCAATGAAAGATGTAGGTTTTTTGGAGTTTGTTGATCTCTCACTAGATGAACCGGAATATGAAAAGGATTTATCGATTTGATTGTTGATAATTAAGTGTTTTTCGAACATATAGTATGTTTTGAGTTTACACTTTACATCAATATCTATCTAATTtgaattttctttaatatatatttttttattttttatatgtttttattgttgTATCCTTGCCGTCCCCGTATCTTGTTTTTCTCATTTCTGTCGTTTCCCGTACCCGTACCCCTTCGTCGTACCCGTCTCGGTGCTACCTAGGTTGCACTTTTTGCGGAATATGCGTGTCTGCTGTTGAAAACTCTTGAACCCAAGAGCACCAACCGGCTAATGCAACACTCTGCTTCGAGCAGGAAAGATCATTTGGGCTTCAATTAGGGGGCTAGCTCTGCCCCTAGCTAGTCCCTGCAACCCTTTGACCCCGGCAACTATCTTTGTAAATGGAATTGAGGTAGCTCAAATAAGTGTCCCCTTAATACTCTCCAACTCCTAGTTGAGCTTAATGCGATATCTCTCTGGTCTCAAGTAAACCAGTGACTATAAATGGTCAATGACACTAAAATTATAAATCATGCAATTCACTTGTTAGGCTCTTTTAGGGAGTGCCCCTTTTCTGTGCTTCATTAGTACCATAATCTTTAAAGTAATGTTTGACTTTCAATTTTCATCTTTGTGGGATCATATAGCTTCGCGAGATGCTTCATCCAATGGGGCGCTCTGATTTGTAGTGCTGGTGGAGTAGTTCTTGTTGGTTTGAATATTCTAGTTTGGAGCCATCACAGTGTGTTCTAGTAATCACATTAGTAGTCAATGTTTTCATCTAGATTAAAACAGGTGTTCTTTCCAATATCAGTGAGAATGTTGGTTATAACATCACTCTTCGTGTATGTGTATGGCAATGGCTCATCAATAGTAATCCTTTATGTCGTATTATTACTTTTCTTGTTGGTGATACATAAGTGTTCATTCGAAGTCGGAACACATATCagaattgaaaattttgttatTCGGTAGTCTCAAATGCAAAGTTTGTCATTCGTAAtctgaaagttttttttttttttttaattcaactCATCAAGATGGACATCGTAATCTGAAAGTTCTGTTTCTCAACATCTGCAAGATGTTAGCACTGATTCAAGTTTTGTATGCGATCGATTGTTGGAAAAAGTTTTAAGGGCGTGTTTAGCGCCTCAGATAATGTACGTGTTGGTAAGAAAGCCGGAGCTGCTCgaacaaattaaataaagatCATTTATAGCCGATATGTTAAAGACGATATGAAGGTAGGCAGGTAGCTCAGAGAACGGTGAAAGGCAATGGTCAGTGATTGGTCCAAAAGTACATAGTTATTAAAGATCTAGAATGTagctatatatatctatatctcccTCGATGAAAACAATGATGTGGAACTAACAGAGTTGTATGTTCCATTACATTAACTAAAATACAATATAGAACAGGCGCTTCTGGGAGATATCGccaacaaaaaaacaaatgataGCAAATAATACCATCGTATTTTTGCTTGTTGAAGCTAGCTACAAATTAGAGAGTACTCCCCTATCCAAATTTTGGTGCAAAGTGACTAAACAGAACCTTTCAGGACTGTATCAATTGCCTATCCTTCCATGTTATCTTTTTGCCAGACCCTTCATCTTAAATACCAAGTTAATCTATGTCTTTCTGAAGACAAATTCTACATTGCACATAACTAATTAGACCATCTTCAATTCGAAGGGGAACATATATATGGGTTCCAACTTGCTACCCGAGTATGTCAAACTTTTGAACCTCCTAAGTTCTTACAGCAATATTCCGTATAGTTTGATCGAATCTTTGAGGTCGTATGGCATCGTACTATACCAGCTAGATTTGCAAAACACATTCAGTGCACCTATGCCATGGATCGGGATGTATATTGCGCTAGGGTCTCTGGTTTGCATCCTTGCAATGGTGGCTGATCTAATACATGGCTTTCGAAACAAAAGCCTCTTGTTTCCGTGTAGATATTTCACCCTGAATGCTGCTTCTCTTTCCGTAATAGCGTGTGCAATGAAGCTACCCATGGACTTAAACAACTCAATGCCTGGTAATGTGGATAGAGTCGCAAAGATTGGAAGCATGGCCTTTATGTGCACTATGATGGCTAATTCATTGCCTTCTTTAACCACCATGAGCAGTAAGGAACTCCTCACAAACATCATAGCTCTAAGTGTTCTGGTAATTACCATGATTGTGAATGTTGGTATCCAAATCAAAACAGGTGTTCTTTCCAATCTTGAAGACAGAAATTATATTGAGAACTTGGGTTATATCTATGATATATCACCAGCCATGTCTGAACTTTACATTGGGTTAATAGCAACCATTTATTTGTCTTTCTTACTCATATTGCTGATATTACATGCATGTTCATCTTTAGTAATTCTAAAATCTAAAGAGATACTAGAATCAAAATATCAAGCAGGTCATGAAACAGCAAAAAGGGATCAACTGCTCCAACAACCAAGGGGATTAACTGTCGAGAAGCTAAAGCAGCGTGTAACCCTCTACTGGATCATGGCAGGAAATAGGAACCCCCAATTCCTCACGGCTTGCTTTGCTACAATCTGTGCTTCTGGTGTAGTATGTGGTATTAGCTGTGCCATACATTGTCATGTTATGGGTTTGATACTTCAAATTCCATATCTAAAAGACTACAGATCGGATTATAAGTGGTCTATGTTAGTGATATGCATAATACAGTTTATTGGAGTCATAATAGGTACAGTTGCCCCGGGTTATAGATATGGTGCAGCCTTAAGACTTAAGTTGTCCACAAACGGGATATGGAGCCATATAATGGTCTTTAAAGTAGAGAAATACTGGACTCAGAAGTTATATGACTGGAAACAAAGTAGTATATTGACCCCGTTCCCATCCAGTGGCCGCAGATACAAGATTGCCACTCTGAATGTGAAAATCTTCATTTACGATTTTTGCATAGGATTTCAGAAGGCAATAGTGGTAACATGCAAGATGATATCGCTGATTCCGGTGTTCTATCTGAGGTGTGTATTGTATTGCTTGAGTGGTTGGAATTGGTTGACGGACAAGTTTAGTTCTTCATGTATTGTGTTGGTAAAAAATCCTGAGCCACCAGTACAAAGTAAAAAGCATAGTCCATATGTTTTGCAGCTTGAAGACGATATGGAGTTTGTTGACATATCAGTGAAATCGATATCGGAATCTGTCAACTCCTTGATCCAAAAGTCTGAAAAGCAAAAaccttacaatctaatgaagCTTCTTGTGGAATCTAGAGGTTTTGACGGAGTTGAAAAGTTTGACAGCCAGCAAGTTCCACCTTtactttcaaaacaaattttaaattgtTGGAGCTTACCAGTGGTAACCATGACAACTATTGCCATTTCTCTTTCTAACATCCAAAAGGACAAAGTTGATAAGTTGCTGAGCGGTGTCAGTGAAGGTCTTGTATATGTTTCACTTGTGCAAGAATGCCTCAACTCTACCGATGACCACACAATAATTCAAAAGGCAGCTAAGTTGCTATGGGTGGAGGTTGAATTGTACCAGAAATGGTTAGGATACAAGTTGGATAAACTTGCTCCTGAAGCGAATACAACAGTTGATATTCTTAAATGGTTCAGTGATACATCTAAAAACATGGTCAATGAAGTGAATGGTACAAATATTGGAGATTTGAATGACAACTTAAGATGCAGGTCTATTTCTGCCAATTCAATGTATCGTATCACTGAAACAATCCGTATTTCCTACCAAGACGGCATCAATGAAGTTAGCCAGGAGGAACTATTTGCACTGTTATCTGTGATGATATCTGAAATATTGGCTGCGTGTCTCACCAACATACCTCAAGTCATAGCCAGGAAATGCCATGCAAGTGCGATTGAGAAAAGAGAGGCTAGTGTACATGCTGCAGCTCAACTTCTTGGTGAGACTTCAGATGTAATCAACAGCCTTCAAGAACGCGAGTTTCCAAGCTTGAACTCAGATGAGATCGCTTTTATTGACCACTGGCGTGATTATTTCATGAATCATTTTCCTTAGAATTAAACCATCTTTAGCTCCAATTCTGTGCTTTTAAAGTCGGTGTAGATTGGTTGTTTAATTTGAAGTGTGCCAGATTCACTCGATGTGGCTTCATTGAGtgtaaacaataaataattaagTGCTCAGATGTGGTTTCACTGAGATcgtaaataattattttacgatctttttttttttggtcaagAATCAGTAAATTGGCCGGCCCACAAGAATAACATTGGTAATTTCTTCATTTGCTTGTTGATTTCGTTTCCTACGGTTTCAACTTTGTCCATTTCTGGTAGgtaatatataaaacaacataatacggagtatattcTTAAGGATTTGCTTGTTTTTTACTTGTACCAAGAGTTTCTATCAAACATGGTCGAACATGGCTAGAAGTTTCATCCCTTCAAATCGTCAATCAAACAACCAATTTAAGAGTAGTATTCTGAGCATGTGTGAGCATGTGTAAACAAACATATCACATTATCTGTATGTATATGAATTCATTAAAATATCTTCCTTCACCCATCTTAAATTTGCATGAGATCATCAATTCTATAGCACACGGGAACATAATTATGGATTCCGACTTAAACATGTATCTCAAGGTTCTGAATCAACCGTATAACAGTGATGTTCCAAGAAAATTGATAGACTCGTTGGAGTCTTACATCACGTTAGTGCACCGTTCAGATCAGGAAAATACGTTTAGCAAACCTATGCCATAAATGGATTGAGATTTATATGCAGTAGATTCTCTGTTTTGCATCCTTACAATGTCAGCTGATTTTTTACACTGAATGCAGTTTCTCTAGCTGTGATAGCTGTTGCAATGAAACTATCAGTGGATCTAAATAACTCAACGCCACGTGATATGGATCAAGTGGCAAAGCTTGGAAGCATGGCTTTAATAATTGTGCACCATGATGGCCAACTCTTCGCCTTCTTTGGCAAAGCTTGGAAGCTTTGGGTGTTCTCGTAATCACCTTGGTTGTAAATGAACCGCTCATCAAATTTGCTTCCTACAAATTTGTTAGCTGCTCATCTGCCAAGTCATAACGTGCACCCAAATAGACTCGTTTTGTGGTCGATATGTGATTACTGTCGCGCATGGAGCATGTATAATCCTGGATTCTCCTTCCATGAACTTCTTTCATCATATCTACTGAATCTATCAGTCAACTACCCCATCAATgttccataatatatatatacttgcaaCCAAAATCTAACTTATGTCCTAAGGAGAAACAACAGATAATCATAACACTTGTAAACAATACAGGGGCAGCAATAGATACACACAATTAGGTTAGACAGATAGCAATAATAGGTGGTCACAAGACGTAGGAATGGCGTAAGCCATAGTCGTGGTTGAGATTATGACCCAGGCAGCAAGGATCAAAGTTCTGCACAGGTTAAGCCAGAGTTGTGGTTGAGATTATGACCCAGGAAGCAAAGATCAAAGTTCTGCAAACTCTAATCAAAAAAATGATCCAACCAATTGTCATGGTGACAATATAGAGAAATTGAATAGACAAAAGAAAGACGTTTAACTgcatttttggaaaaagaaaaaaagaaagagacaTTCAATTAAGTCTTGCTCCAACCGTCCACTGACTCCACCCTACGGTAACAAACACTTAGAGAAACATCCAGATAATAAGGCATCAAAAAATCCCAACGATTAGCTTTCCAACAGACATTTATCTTGGATGTGACATCATGATTTCCTTGGTTGATGTCATCACCCTGGCGGTCTTTAATTcttgagtaaattacacttttcgtccctaaagttggcacgttttgcacttttcatcctctaagtgaaaaaattacaattttgaccttaaacttgGCAGAATTTTGCAATCGACGTCCCTTGACCATACGGCATTAAGTTTCGGCCGTTAAGtcccacacgtgcaaaacacgtgagggactaaaagtgcaaaaggtgactagttcagggacgaaaactgaaatttacattatatattgtcatcatcttcatcttctccggctgagtggccggaaaacttaaaatgccgatatctcactcgtttcttcgaattagaccacgaaaccaccaccaaacttctcaata includes the following:
- the LOC122595686 gene encoding uncharacterized protein LOC122595686, whose product is MGSNLLPEYVKLLNLLSSYSNIPYSLIESLRSYGIVLYQLDLQNTFSAPMPWIGMYIALGSLVCILAMVADLIHGFRNKSLLFPCRYFTLNAASLSVIACAMKLPMDLNNSMPGNVDRVAKIGSMAFMCTMMANSLPSLTTMSSKELLTNIIALSVLVITMIVNVGIQIKTGVLSNLEDRNYIENLGYIYDISPAMSELYIGLIATIYLSFLLILLILHACSSLVILKSKEILESKYQAGHETAKRDQLLQQPRGLTVEKLKQRVTLYWIMAGNRNPQFLTACFATICASGVVCGISCAIHCHVMGLILQIPYLKDYRSDYKWSMLVICIIQFIGVIIGTVAPGYRYGAALRLKLSTNGIWSHIMVFKVEKYWTQKLYDWKQSSILTPFPSSGRRYKIATLNVKIFIYDFCIGFQKAIVVTCKMISLIPVFYLRCVLYCLSGWNWLTDKFSSSCIVLVKNPEPPVQSKKHSPYVLQLEDDMEFVDISVKSISESVNSLIQKSEKQKPYNLMKLLVESRGFDGVEKFDSQQVPPLLSKQILNCWSLPVVTMTTIAISLSNIQKDKVDKLLSGVSEGLVYVSLVQECLNSTDDHTIIQKAAKLLWVEVELYQKWLGYKLDKLAPEANTTVDILKWFSDTSKNMVNEVNGTNIGDLNDNLRCRSISANSMYRITETIRISYQDGINEVSQEELFALLSVMISEILAACLTNIPQVIARKCHASAIEKREASVHAAAQLLGETSDVINSLQEREFPSLNSDEIAFIDHWRDYFMNHFP